The stretch of DNA ACTCGCCATCGACTTCCAGCTCGAGCCGCGGGGCCTCGGCACCGTCGTTCGGCTCGTGCAGTCCGGCTTCGGCGATGGCGCAGAGTGGGACGATGAGTTTCATATGGTCACGGGCGGATGGGCGTACTTCATGACACATCTGCAGTGGTACCTGGAGCGGCACCGAGGCGTACCGCGCGAACTCATCGGCCGCCGCGACAAGGTCCCGCTCTCGCGGGACGAGGCCTTCGCGCGACTGCTGACCGTGGTCGCGGATCTTGAGAAGACGTCCATCGTCATGAGTCCCGCCACCTGTCAGGCGGGCTTCACCATCGCCGCGCTCAACGACGCCATCCTCTTCATCGAAGTGGAACCCGGGAAGGATTCCTGCCGCGCCGGATTCTGGTTGTCCACGTACGGATTGGGCGAACGCTTCGCCGGCGTTCGCGCGCGTCTCAATGCCGCGTATGATGCAGCGATCGGACTGTCACAGGAGAAGGCCCCATGATTCGCCCCGCCGCCGCTGTCATCCTCGGCTACCTCACCATGGCCATCGCCGTCATGGTGGCGTTTGCCGCAACGTATCCGGTGCTGGGTGTGAACCGCCTGTTCGCGCCGGGCACGTACGAAGCGGCCGGGGGGTGGATTGCGCTGAGCTTCATGCTGGGCCTGTTCAGCGCGGCGGCCGGCGGATGGGTGTGCGCCCGCATTGCACCAGGCACACCTGCGCCGCAGTGGCTGGCGGCGATCGTGATCGTGCTGGGGTCGCTGATGGCGGTGCCCATGGTCATGAGTCCGGATCCGGCGCGGGGAGGTGCACGGCCGGCCGACGCCACGATGTCTGATGCGATGGCCCATGCACGGCAGCCCACATGGGTGGCGTTGTTGAACCCACTGGTCGGCGCCGCGGGTGTTCTGTTGGGCGCAGGATTGCGGCGCAAGAGGGCATAACATTGCGAGTGTGCCCGGCCGTGCGTTGAAGGAACCACTGATCGCGGCAGTGGCCCTTGTGGCCATTGCGGCATATCTGGTTCTCCGTGTGATGTGGCCCGGCGTCGCCTGGGCCGGGCAGCCTGCTCAGCAGTGGCCCCTGTTTGCCGCACTCGTCGTCGGCGGAGTGCCGTTGGTCTATGGACTGGCGCGCAAACTGATTGCTGGCGACTTCAGCTCTGATCTGCTGGCGGGCATTTCGATCGTCACGGCAGTGCTGCTGGGGGAATACCTGGCCGGCACGCTGGTGGTGCTCATGTTGTCGGGGGGCCAGGCCATTGAGGCGTATGCCGTAGGCCGCGCGTCTTCGGCGCTGTCGGCGCTGGCGCGCCGCATCCCCACCGTGGCGCATCAAAAGACCGGCGAGACGATGGCCGACGTGCCCCTTGAAGCCATCTCACCCGGCGATACCGTGGTGGTCTTTCCACATGAAGCGTGTCCGGTGGACGGCATTGTGGTTGAAGGCCGCAGCACCATGGACGAGTCCTACCTGACCGGGGAGCCGTACGTACTCTCAAAAACCGTGGGCACCAGCGTGTTGTCGGGCGCAGTGAATGGCGAGGGCGCGCTCACCATTCGCGCCGAGAAGCGCGCGGTGGATTCGCGGTACGCCCGAATCATGGGAGTCATGCGCGAGTCGGAACAGCGACGCCCGCAAC from Acidobacteriota bacterium encodes:
- a CDS encoding SRPBCC domain-containing protein yields the protein MSRSVIKEVFVAAPPDAVWKALTDARELTQWFPLEARVTPGVGGSIWISWGEGASGEAPITAWEPGRRFEWTETRGPVKLAIDFQLEPRGLGTVVRLVQSGFGDGAEWDDEFHMVTGGWAYFMTHLQWYLERHRGVPRELIGRRDKVPLSRDEAFARLLTVVADLEKTSIVMSPATCQAGFTIAALNDAILFIEVEPGKDSCRAGFWLSTYGLGERFAGVRARLNAAYDAAIGLSQEKAP